In the Alistipes sp. ZOR0009 genome, GCATTCCGTACTCCACGAATAGCTTAAGGTCTGCCCATTTCTGCTCGTAAGTTTCGCGCTCGTTTTTGAAAAGGTTGTTTAGGCGATCGGCAACCTTCTTGGTAATATGGTTGGAGATCTTCTTAACATTTGAATCGCTTTGCAGGTAGCTGCGAGACACGTTAAGTGGAATGTCTGGAGAGTCGATAACACCATGAAGCAGGGTCAGGAACTCTGGAACAATGCCCTCTACCGAATCGGTAACGAACACCTGATTGCTGTAGAGCTGTATCTTATTCTTTTGAAGGTCGATGTTATTCGAAATCTTTGGGAAGTAAAGGATTCCGGTAAGGTTAAATGGGTAGTCGACGTTGAGGTGAATGTGGAACATGGGCTCATCAGCCATTGGGTACAGGGTTCTGTAGAACTCTGCGTAGTCCTCATCCTTTAGCTCGGTTGGCTTTTTTGTCCAAATAGGGTTGGTTTGGTTGATGATGTTGTCCTCTTCGGTATTCTCGTACTTGCCGTCTTTCCACTCCTTCTTCTTGCCAAAAGCAATCTCGATAGGCATAAACTTGCAGTACTTGTTAAGTAGCGCGCTGATACGGCTTTCCTCTAGGAACTCCTCGCTATCGTCGGCAACGTGCAGTACAATATCGGTACCTCTGCCAGTAGCACGGGTGGTTTCCTCGATTTGGTATTCTGGGCTACCATCGCACTCCCAACGAACGGCAGGCTCGTCTTTCCACGACTTAGAGATAACCTCTACGCTCTTACTTACCATGAATGATGAGTAGAAGCCCAACCCGAAGTGACCAATAATTTGTACCGATTGATCCTTAAACTTATTTACGAACTCTTCTGCTCCCGAAAAGGCTATTTGGTTGATATACTTTTCCACCTCTTCCTGAGTCATCCCCACACCAGCATCAGAAATGGTGATGGTCTTTTTCTCCTTGTCTACATTTACGCGAATGGTTAGATCGCCCAGCTCGCCCTTAAACTCGCTAGCACCTGCAAGGGTTTTGATTTTTTGGGTGGCATCTACGGCGTTAGAAATTAGCTCGCGTAAAAAGATCTCATGGTCTGAGTAAAGAAATTTCTTGATGATGGGGAAGATGTTCTCTGTTGATACCCCAATTTTGCCTTTTTGCATATAGTAAGTTTTTTATTGTTTTCTGTGGGTTTATTACTCAAAGTATGTGCCAACAGCCCTTAGGCTGACAAAGTGGCAACTCTTCTGACACAACGCCTCTGCTTTAGCTGTTTTGTTGTTGGCTGCAGGTATGCGGGTGTGCCAATTTAGCAGAAGGTGTGATGGCTTTTCGTTGTGGGATAGGGGCATGTTCTCCTATAGGTGGGAGCATAGCATGTTACGCTAGGCGTTGGCACATTGCTCCGCCTTTGTACGAATTGACATTTCGCTTGTTTGCTATTTCAGGTTGCTATGCTGCCGCTAAAGCTGCGTAAAGCTGTACGACATGGGGATGGTTATATCCTGCTGCTCCTTGTAATCTTTTATTCTTTCGATGGTTTTTTCGCCTTGAACGCTAACCTTCTGGAAGAGCTCTTCGTAGCTTTGAAACAGCTGAACCGAGTTGTGCTGCTGGCTTTTCTTTACAGGGAATAGGGCTATTGCTTCGGTGCTGGTGGTTACCTTTTCGCGCTCGTCTACGATGTATGCCCATTCGGAGCAGGGGGAGTGGTCGGCAATTATAACGTTGGGGGCAAGCGTCATTGCGTGACGAATAGCCGTTTCGGGATTTTCCATTTCGTGGAGGCAAAATTCGAAGAGTACGACGTCTCCCTTTAAGTTAACCTGGTAGAAATCGGAATGAATGAGGGTAAACTTATGGGCGAGCTGCGATTTTTGAAGGTTGTCTTCGAGCCTAACCAATGCCTCCTGATCGTTATCTACGGCGAAAAGCGACTTTGCATGACGTCCGTACTCGATAAACTGTCCACCGCCTGCACCAACCGAGATAATGGTTTGGTTGGTAAAATCGTAGAAGGCAAGTAGGTTGTCAATGATTTTTCTTAC is a window encoding:
- the htpG gene encoding molecular chaperone HtpG produces the protein MQKGKIGVSTENIFPIIKKFLYSDHEIFLRELISNAVDATQKIKTLAGASEFKGELGDLTIRVNVDKEKKTITISDAGVGMTQEEVEKYINQIAFSGAEEFVNKFKDQSVQIIGHFGLGFYSSFMVSKSVEVISKSWKDEPAVRWECDGSPEYQIEETTRATGRGTDIVLHVADDSEEFLEESRISALLNKYCKFMPIEIAFGKKKEWKDGKYENTEEDNIINQTNPIWTKKPTELKDEDYAEFYRTLYPMADEPMFHIHLNVDYPFNLTGILYFPKISNNIDLQKNKIQLYSNQVFVTDSVEGIVPEFLTLLHGVIDSPDIPLNVSRSYLQSDSNVKKISNHITKKVADRLNNLFKNERETYEQKWADLKLFVEYGMLTDEKFYESAQKFVMFKDVDGKHYTIEEYREAIKLEQTDKDNKVVHIYSNDPEAQYSFNEAAKAHGYNVLVMDGQLDNHFIQMMEGKLENVQFVRVDSDVVDNLVRKEQKKEWKLTTEEQENLKPVFEANTPEGEAHYNVSFEALSETAAPIIITQNEFMRRMKDMSQMGGGGGMNFYGKLPDSYTVVVNANHPLVVEVKDELKSELAGKIEEFKSQLQTEETALENLKKEKGDKKDEDVPADLKTKIADAEVKVESIRKEQADILGQWGKSHKAVRQLIDLALLSNNMLKGEALSNFVKRSLELIKK
- a CDS encoding class I SAM-dependent methyltransferase, which codes for MATDVRKIIDNLLAFYDFTNQTIISVGAGGGQFIEYGRHAKSLFAVDNDQEALVRLEDNLQKSQLAHKFTLIHSDFYQVNLKGDVVLFEFCLHEMENPETAIRHAMTLAPNVIIADHSPCSEWAYIVDEREKVTTSTEAIALFPVKKSQQHNSVQLFQSYEELFQKVSVQGEKTIERIKDYKEQQDITIPMSYSFTQL